One genomic window of Coleofasciculus sp. FACHB-1120 includes the following:
- a CDS encoding LCP family protein has product MEEGIKKSQTSPDSEMETSKGSGNQQAPHTDAVDDNSDPSPQSQTSDVAKKVSPQRKSLGRRLLWIAAFIVTATVSATVGATLALITPLSPIVASQTPGQKTAPDGWGRGFQYRLARPVNILVMGIDRLHNSPDDSPDNFTGNSDTMLLLRLDPTDHSVKMLSIPRDTRVEIPGVGFNKINQANVNGGAPLSARVVSRTLNNVQIDRYVRVTTDAFRELVDLVGGIEVFVPRQMSYVDETQKLKIDLSPGWQTLNGDQAEQFARFRNDKNGDIGRVQRQQALLKSLRQRLTNPAVFPRLPQLIRVMWKYVDTNLSLEETLALANFGINLEQDDFKMVLLPGRFSDPQEYIASYWILDSEGKDRIMSQYFGQEMMGTVEASRSLTRLRIAIQNATEQPNIGYRVSEYLAAKGFVNVYVVNDWPDRERQTQIIVQQGDLTKAAALKKVLGVGHIEAASTGDLESEITLRVGEDWLDTMKNVK; this is encoded by the coding sequence GTGGAAGAAGGTATCAAAAAGTCTCAAACCAGTCCAGACTCCGAAATGGAAACGTCTAAGGGTTCTGGCAATCAGCAGGCACCCCATACAGATGCCGTTGATGACAATTCCGATCCCTCACCCCAATCGCAGACAAGCGATGTCGCAAAGAAAGTCTCGCCCCAAAGAAAAAGCTTGGGACGGCGCTTGTTATGGATTGCTGCCTTTATTGTCACAGCAACAGTTTCTGCCACAGTGGGAGCAACGTTAGCACTGATTACGCCTTTGTCGCCGATCGTTGCCTCCCAGACCCCAGGACAAAAGACCGCGCCTGATGGCTGGGGTAGGGGCTTTCAGTACCGTCTGGCGCGACCCGTCAATATCCTGGTTATGGGAATTGACCGCCTCCACAACTCACCGGATGACTCGCCGGATAATTTCACCGGCAACAGCGATACGATGCTGCTGTTGCGGTTAGATCCGACCGACCATTCTGTGAAAATGCTTTCCATTCCACGAGATACGCGAGTGGAAATTCCCGGCGTTGGTTTTAATAAGATCAATCAGGCGAATGTTAACGGGGGCGCACCCTTATCTGCACGAGTTGTCAGTCGCACCTTAAACAACGTGCAAATCGATCGATACGTGCGAGTTACCACCGATGCCTTTCGGGAGTTAGTGGATTTGGTGGGCGGAATTGAGGTATTTGTTCCTCGCCAGATGTCCTATGTAGACGAAACCCAAAAACTCAAAATCGATCTTTCCCCAGGCTGGCAAACTCTCAATGGTGACCAAGCAGAACAGTTTGCGCGGTTCCGGAATGACAAGAATGGCGATATTGGTCGGGTTCAGCGACAGCAAGCCCTTCTCAAGTCATTGCGGCAGCGTCTAACGAACCCCGCTGTATTCCCTCGATTGCCTCAATTAATCCGGGTGATGTGGAAGTACGTTGACACGAACCTCAGCCTAGAAGAAACCCTAGCACTGGCAAATTTTGGCATCAACTTGGAGCAAGATGATTTCAAAATGGTGTTATTACCCGGTCGATTCAGCGACCCCCAAGAGTACATCGCCAGCTATTGGATTCTGGATTCAGAGGGCAAAGATCGAATCATGAGCCAATATTTTGGACAAGAAATGATGGGAACTGTAGAGGCAAGCCGTTCTCTGACCAGGCTGAGAATTGCGATCCAAAATGCCACGGAGCAGCCTAATATCGGTTATCGCGTTTCTGAATATCTGGCGGCGAAGGGATTTGTGAATGTTTATGTCGTAAATGATTGGCCCGACCGCGAACGCCAAACTCAAATTATTGTGCAGCAAGGCGACTTAACAAAAGCCGCAGCTTTGAAAAAAGTGCTGGGCGTCGGTCATATTGAAGCGGCTTCTACAGGCGATTTGGAATCTGAGATCACCCTGCGAGTGGGTGAAGACTGGCTCGATACAATGAAAAATGTAAAATGA